TTGTTTTATATATCGTATTTGCAATTGCCCTATTTCTTTGGGCTTTGTTAATTGAAAGATATATCTATATTAGTTTTGAGTACAAAAAGTATGCAAAGGCTTTAAAACAAGATTTATCAAAACAACAATTCAATCAAAAGTTTAAAGAAGAGATAAAAAAGTATCTAATTGAAGACTCTAATATTAGACTAAAAACAGGTCTTAGTTTTATTAAGACCTTAATTATAGTTTGTCCTTTAGTTGGTCTTTTAGGAACTGTTACAGGGATGATTGAAGTCTTTGATGTGATGGCACTAAATGGTACAAGTAATGTTAAATCTATGGCAAATGGTGTATCAATGGCAACTATTCCAACAATGGCAGGAATGGTTGTAGCACTTAGTGGAATTTTATTTGAAAAAAAATTAGAACTATCAATAAAGTACCATACAGATAAATTATATTTAGAAATATCAAAGGTTTTATAAAATGAGAAGATTTTCACAAAAAAACAATAAAGAAGAGACAGAAATAAACTTAACACCAATGCTTGATGTTGTTTTTATTATGTTAATTTTCTTTATTGTAACAACCTCTTTTGTAAAAGAAGCAGGAATAGAAGTAAATAGACCAAGTGCAAAAACTAGTCAACAAAAAACAGAAGCAAATATTTTAATTGCAATTAAAAACAATGATGAGATTTGGATTGATAAAAGAATGGTTGATATAAGAGCTGTTAGGTCTAATATAGAGAGGCTTAAAGCTTCAAATACTGAAAGCAGTGTTGTAGTTCAATCAGACAAAGATGCAAGAACTGGTGTTTTAGTAAAAGTTATGGATCAAGTAAGACTTGCAGGCATAACAAATATCTCTGTTTCAACACTAAAGAATTAAGATGCGTATTTTAATTGCAGTAGCTGTATCTTTTATTATTTCTGTGGGAATGTTTATTTTAATGCAAAAGATGACCTCAACACAAAGTGAAGCAATAAAAAAAGAGACAAAATCAGTGGAACTAAACTTTTTAAGAGATAAAAAAGATACTGTTGTAGAAAAAAAACAAAGGGTTAAACCTAAAGAACCAGTTAAAAAAGTAGAGCCTAAAAAACTGGATATGAAAACAAATTTAAATCAAGAATTAAATAAAAATGTAAAAATAAAACCTTTAGATATTAGCCAAAACATTGATATTTCATCTATCAACTCTTTAACTGGTGCACAAATAAATATTGGCTCAAATCTTTTAGATGCAAATATGTTAACTGCACTTAAAAGAGTTAATCCAAGATATCCAAGACGAGCAAAAATCAAAAGACAAGAAGGGTTTGTTCAATTGGCTTTTAAAATTGATTCAAGTGGTTTTGTTTCTGAAGTTCAAGTTGTAGATTCAAATCCAAAAGGCGTATTTGATGAAGAAGCTAGTAAAGCAATCAAAAAATGGCGATTTAAACCAGCAAAAGATGATATTCCTGGAAGCTTCAAAAATGCAACAATTACATTTAATTTTAGGTTGGCAAAATGATAAAAAAAATACTATTTTTAACACTTATTTGTTTTTGCACAAATATTTTTGCACAAATGCAAATGTCAAAAGGTACATATAATAGTTTACTTAAAGCACAAAAACTTATGGAAAAAGAGGATTATAAAACAGCTAAGAGCATATTAGAAAAAATTTTTGCAAATGACTCTAAAAATAAATATGAGAAATCTTATGCTCTTCAAACTATAAGTAATATCTATATTCAAGAGAATAAATATGAAAAAGTAGCAAAAGCTTATGAAAAAATCATAAGTTATAATGCCTTTGAAAAAGATAGCCTTGATAGAATAAAACTCTCTTTATCTAAAATCTATTTATCCCTAGAAAAATATAAGCAGAGTCTAAAACTTTCAAATGAGCTTCTTAATAGTAAAGTGATTAAAAAAGAAGAGCTTTATGAATCTTTTATTCTTGCTTTTTACTATACAAAAAAATATAAACAAAGTATTGAATACTCTAAAAAATATTTTTCACTAAAAGATAAAATTAATGAATCATGGTACAAAATTCTTTATTCCTCTTATGTTGAAATCAAAGATTATAATGGTGCAATAAAAACTATGGAAACCATGGTTAAACTATTTAGCAAAAATGAGAGTTATTGGGTACAACTAGCTTCTTTATATCAAGAGAAAGATAGATTAAAAGATTCTCTTTCTACCCTTGAATTAGCATATAAAAATGGTATTTTAAAAAACAAAAACAATATTCTTTATTTTATAAATATCTCTTTACAAAATGGTGTATATAAAAAAGCAAATCTATTATTAGCAAAAGCAGTTAAAGATGGTCTTATTGAAGAGGATAAAAAGATATTTGAACTTCTTATTTCAACTCACATAAATGCAAAAGATAATGAACTTGCTATTAAAAAAATCACTAATTCTAAATTTGCAAAAGAGGATAAATATAGATTGATTCTTGCAAACTTATATTTCAATAAACAAGAGTATAAAAAAAGTATCTCTATCTTAGATGAAATAAAAGCAAAACATAAAAGTGATATCTCTGGAGAAAAAGATATTTTAAAAGCTTTATGTTTTTATGAATTAAATGATAAAACAACTTCAATCAAAATTTTAAAACAAGCTTTAAATAACCCTCACCATAAAAAAAGAGCAAAGAGTATTCTAAAAAGCCTTGAGAGTTAACTCTCAAAGCTTATTACAAAAGTAGTACTCTCTTCTTTAGAATTTACCCTTAAATTTCCACCCATATTTTTCTCTATTATTGTTTTTGACATATAAAGTCCTAACCCTGTACCTTTAGAACTAAATTTTGTAGAGAAGTATGGCTCAAAAATTTTATTAATAATATCTTCTTTTATAGCTCCACCATTATTTGAGATTTCAATTATATTTTTTTTATCGTTATATACTTTGATTTTAATACAAGGCTCTTTTATTTTATTTAAAACTATTGCATCTTTTGCATTATTTAAAATATTTATTAATACTTGTTCCAACTGGTTTTTATAAGAGTTCATTTCTATACTTTCATCAAGTTCTAACTCTATATCAATAAAATTCTCTTTCAAAGAACTACCAATAATATTTAAAGTACTTGAAACTGCTTCACTTATTTTAAAAAGTTCTTTATTCTTATTGGGAGTAAAAAAATCTCTAAAATCATCTATTGTTTGAGAAAGATATTCTATTTGATTTTGCAGTTTTAAAGAGATTTCTTCAACTTTTTGTTTATCAAGTTCTGCATACTCATATTTATATTTTAAATCAACAGCCGTAAGGTTTAAAATATTTAAAGGTTGTCTCCATTGATGAGCTATATTTGAAAGCATCTCCCCCATTGAGGCTAATTTTGATTGTTGTATAAAAAGTTCTTGTTGCTCTTTTATCTCTGTTATATCTTTAGCAATAAGTAAAACTTTATTTTGTTTTTTAATTTTGATTAAACTGATTAACAAAGTTATATTTTTATTATCTTTTGAAAGAAATGAATACTCAAACTTTTGAGCCTCATTATTTAAACTAAGCTCAAGTTTTTCAAGAAACTCCTCACTTTTTTCTTTTAAAAATTGATTTATCTCTTTTCTTAAAATCTCAGCTTCACTAAAACCTGTAAGTTCTAAAAAAGCTCTATTTGAAAATTCAATAATTTTTTCTTCATTTATGATTAATACCATATCATTAGTAGTATTAAGTATAGTTGTGAATTTTTCATTTAGTCTATTTAATTTTTTATTTAATTTTTTTGTCATACTTAAATCAAAATATAGATTTTTTAAAGCTCTTAAGATAAAAAAACTTACTAAATAAGTCAGTAGTAAAACAATTAAAATAGTAAAAAGATATTGAATATTTTGATTACTATATAACTTCTCTAAATACTCTTTTTTAGGTTGTAAAATTAAAATTGGCATATTGGCAATAGGAACATCTAACTTTTTAGAAATATACTCTTCACTTGTATAAATCTTATTTTCTAAAATTGTTTTATAATTATTAAACTCTGATTTAATATTATATTTCTCTTCTTTAAAAAGCCCCCAACTCTTTTTTGAGTCATAATGAACTAAAGTATTCCCTTCTTTATCAACTAAAATTAAATTATATAAAGTAATATCGTCAAAAGCTTTTAAAAAATCATTCATAAAAAAGTTGATAATTATAATTCCATCAAAACTCTCATTGTTTTTTACAGGAAGAATAGCTCTTAATGTAGGTTTATAAGGCTTTTCAACTCTCCCATCTTCTATATTTAAATCTAAATTAGAAAACCAAACCTTTTCAAGCTCTCTTTTTTTTGATTCACTAAAATAGTATCTTGAAGCTTTATTTTGTAAATTATTTGATTCATAGACTTTCCCATTTTCTTCTTTTCTTTCAACTCTTATTATCTCATTTCCAGATTTATCGATATATCTTAGTTGCATAAAATTAGAGTGAGTATTTGAAATCAATAAAAACATCTTTTTTAAATGATTTAAATATTTTTCATCTTTATTATGTAAATACTCATTAAAAACATTTGTATTCCTTAGATTTTCTAAAACAATCATTGACTTATTTATAAAGCGTTTTAAAATCTCTTCTCTCTCATCAATTTGATTTTTTCCATTTTCAACTATAAGAATTTGAATATTATTATAAAAAAATATTTTATCTACAGCAACAAAAGCAATAAGTATAAAAATTGAATAAAAAAATAAGATTATTCTAGTTTTTTTCTCTTTGATTTTAAGAATTTTTTTTAGCATTTTTTTCTTTTAAAAATAGATTAATAGTAATACGATTGTATAAGAAAACATTTTAAAAAATTATTAATTAACTTATATTAAAGTTTTTCGGTTTCTAGGGTGTTACTTTAATAGATACTTTATTAAAAGTTCTATAAAATCTATTAATTATTTATATAGGTGTATAAAAAGTGATCAATAAAAAATATAATATTTCTTTACTTTATGTAGAAGATGATGAACTCACAAGAGAAGGATTATCTTCAATTTTATCTTATCATATTGATGAGTTATATTTTGCCTCAAATGGGGAAGAAGGTTATGAACTTTATAAAAGCAAAAAACCAGATTTAGTTTTAAGTGATATTAAAATGCCTAAGTTAGACGGTATTGCAATGAGTAAAAAAATCAAACAATTCGACCCATTTGCTAGAATTATTTTATTAACTGCTTTCAATGAGAGTGAATACTTACTTGAATCAATAAAATTAAATATTGATGCTTATATTACAAAGCCTGTTAATATAGAAGAACTTTTTGACAATATTCAAAAAATTGCTGAAATAGTAGAACTAAAAAAAGAAAAAAATAAAATAAATAACCTACTTGATGAGTATAAAAAAACAGTAGATTTAAGTTCAATTGTTTCAAAAACAAATCCTAAAGGAATTATCACTTTTGTAAATGAACAATTTGAAAATATCTCTGGATATAAAAAAGAAGAACTTTTAGGAAAATCTCATAATATAGTAAGACATGAAGATACATCATCTGAAGTTTTTAAAGAGATGTGGCACACAATAAAAATTGAGAAAAAACCTTGGTATGGGAAAATAAAAAATAAGAAAAAAGATGGTGGTTCTTATTATGTTAAAACAGTAATTAATCCTATTTTAGATGAAGATGGAAATATTTTAGAGTTTATTGCTGTTCGTTCTGATATTACAGAACTTGAAGAGACTAAGCTAAAACTAGAAGATGCTTATAAAGTAACTGCTGAGAAATATACCCATGCCTCTTCTTTATCAAGAATTTATGAAGATGCCTTTGACAAAAGTAGTATTATTATAAGAGTTACAAGTGATATGAAAATAAAATATGTAAATGACATGTTTTGTGAGCTTACAGGTTACTCAAAAGAGGAGTTAATTGGTGAATCTTATTGGACAATTAAACATCCAAAAACTCAAAAAAACCTTCTTGAAAAAGCCTTTATCTCGGCAAGAGAAGATGGTATTTGGAAAGGGCAATTAAAAGGGATTACAAAAGATAAAAAAGATATTCATTATATTTCTACTATTGTTAGTATAAAAGATATAAATAACAATCTAATTGAATACCTTGGAATTAGATTAGATATTACAAAAGTAATTGCTTTACATGAAGAGTTAGAAGAGACTCAAAGAGAGATAATCTATACAATGGGTGAAATTGGAGAAACAAGGTCAAAAGAGACAGGTTTCCATGTAAAAAGAGTAGCAGAATACTCTAAACTTTTAGCTTTAAAATATGGTTTAAGTGAGAGTGAAGCAGAGACTTTAAGATTAGCAAGTCCTATGCATGATATTGGAAAAGTAGGTATTCCTGATTCTATTTTAAACAAGCCAGGAAAACTAACAATTGAAGAGTATGATAAGATGAAAGAGCATACTCAAATAGGATATGAACTTCTTAAAAATTCAACTAGAGATATCTTAAAAGCTTCAGCTATTGTTGCTTATGAACACCATGAGAAATGGGACGGAAGTGGTTATCCTAGAGGTTTAAGTGGTGAAAATATTCATATCTTTGGAAGAATAACAGCTATTTGTGATGTTTTTGATGCTTTAGCACATGAAAGACCTTATAAAAAAGCTTGGGAACTAGATAGAATTATTGCTCTATTTAAAGAAGAGAGAGCTAAACATTTTGACCCTACTTTAATTGATTTATTCTTAGAAAACTTAGATGAGTTTTTAGAAATTCAAAATGCTTATGAAGGAAGATTTTAATTTAATAAAGCTAAGAAACTCTTAGCTTTAATAATACTTCCTTTTTTTGATTAAATCTTTAGGAAGAACTCCATAATGCCTAAAAAAAGCAGTAGAAAAACTTTGTTGATACTTATATCCTACTAAATTTGAAACTTCTGCAATATTATATTCCCCACTACTCAATAAAATTTTTGCTTTATCCATTCTAGTTTTTAAAACTAAAGCCCCAGGTGTTGTATCAAATAATTCTTTAAAGCCAAGCTTTAGTTTAAACTCATTTATTGCTACTTTTTTACAAAGTTGTTCTAAAGTATAAAAAGCATCTGCTTTTTCTATTAACTCTTTTGCTTTATATAAAGCTATTCTATCTTCGTGATTTATTTTTGAACATCCACAAGTGCATAAATTATTATGTTCATTTACAATAGTAGTTAACTCTTCATATATTAATTCAAAAACTTTACTTTGTGTATACAAATCATTTAATTCTCCCTCAAAAGGGGAATTGTATAATTCCTTTGCAAGAGAAACAACCTTATAATTTTCAAACCTTTTTTCAAAATCTGTTGAGATATTATTCTCATAGTTACTAAATAATTCATCTCTATTCTCAATTTTATTTAAAAAGTATTTTTCTAAAAATTCATCCCTTAAAATTAGACATAAATTACTACTTTTAGAATTCTTATCAAAATTCATAACAGAATCATATTTATTTACATATTTAGTAATTACACTATTCTTTCTCACATTTAATGCACTTTTATTACTTTTATCAAAATATTTGAACTCTCCTTCTAAATTAATAATAATTGAAAGCCCTGAAACAAATGATTTTGAATTTAGTGTTAAACTCTCTTTTATATTGGTATTTGTTTTAAAAAGAAGAACATCTTTATTTATTATCTCTTTTGTACTTGAAAAACTTCCCATATTTTTTGGTAATTTAAAATTGATAGTTTCAGAATCATCTGTTTTAAGCATAAACTCATCAAAATTTTTTAAATCTACTTTATATGACATTAAATACCCTTTTATTAAAAAAAAATCCATATTTCTTAAAAATTGATTTGTTTTTAATTATGATTATCATTATAATTCTAACATTTTAAAGCATAAGCTTTTATAATGAAGGACAAAATAATGAAAATAAATAGAAAAATTATTCTACTTTCTTTAATTTGCAGTACATTTATCTATGCTGATAATAACTCAAATAAAAAAACTACTAGCTTAGATAGTATTACTGTTACAGCCAACAAAGTAGAAGAAAATATAAAAGATGTTCCCCAAAGTATTACAGTTATGGATGAAACAATAATTGAAGAAAAAGGATTAAAAAATGTAATTGATATTATTAATCAAGTTCCAGGAATGTATGCGGCTACAGATAATGGTACTTCTATAAATTTTAGAGGCTTAAATACTTCATTATTTACAAGAAATAATCCTGTAGTTATTTATATAAATGGTATTCCTTCTTCAAATAAATTTGATTTTGACCCTTCTTTAGCAAATATTGAAAGAGTGGAGATTTTAAGAG
This sequence is a window from Halarcobacter bivalviorum. Protein-coding genes within it:
- a CDS encoding PAS domain-containing sensor histidine kinase — its product is MLKKILKIKEKKTRIILFFYSIFILIAFVAVDKIFFYNNIQILIVENGKNQIDEREEILKRFINKSMIVLENLRNTNVFNEYLHNKDEKYLNHLKKMFLLISNTHSNFMQLRYIDKSGNEIIRVERKEENGKVYESNNLQNKASRYYFSESKKRELEKVWFSNLDLNIEDGRVEKPYKPTLRAILPVKNNESFDGIIIINFFMNDFLKAFDDITLYNLILVDKEGNTLVHYDSKKSWGLFKEEKYNIKSEFNNYKTILENKIYTSEEYISKKLDVPIANMPILILQPKKEYLEKLYSNQNIQYLFTILIVLLLTYLVSFFILRALKNLYFDLSMTKKLNKKLNRLNEKFTTILNTTNDMVLIINEEKIIEFSNRAFLELTGFSEAEILRKEINQFLKEKSEEFLEKLELSLNNEAQKFEYSFLSKDNKNITLLISLIKIKKQNKVLLIAKDITEIKEQQELFIQQSKLASMGEMLSNIAHQWRQPLNILNLTAVDLKYKYEYAELDKQKVEEISLKLQNQIEYLSQTIDDFRDFFTPNKNKELFKISEAVSSTLNIIGSSLKENFIDIELELDESIEMNSYKNQLEQVLINILNNAKDAIVLNKIKEPCIKIKVYNDKKNIIEISNNGGAIKEDIINKIFEPYFSTKFSSKGTGLGLYMSKTIIEKNMGGNLRVNSKEESTTFVISFES
- a CDS encoding helix-turn-helix domain-containing protein gives rise to the protein MSYKVDLKNFDEFMLKTDDSETINFKLPKNMGSFSSTKEIINKDVLLFKTNTNIKESLTLNSKSFVSGLSIIINLEGEFKYFDKSNKSALNVRKNSVITKYVNKYDSVMNFDKNSKSSNLCLILRDEFLEKYFLNKIENRDELFSNYENNISTDFEKRFENYKVVSLAKELYNSPFEGELNDLYTQSKVFELIYEELTTIVNEHNNLCTCGCSKINHEDRIALYKAKELIEKADAFYTLEQLCKKVAINEFKLKLGFKELFDTTPGALVLKTRMDKAKILLSSGEYNIAEVSNLVGYKYQQSFSTAFFRHYGVLPKDLIKKRKYY
- a CDS encoding tetratricopeptide repeat protein, whose product is MIKKILFLTLICFCTNIFAQMQMSKGTYNSLLKAQKLMEKEDYKTAKSILEKIFANDSKNKYEKSYALQTISNIYIQENKYEKVAKAYEKIISYNAFEKDSLDRIKLSLSKIYLSLEKYKQSLKLSNELLNSKVIKKEELYESFILAFYYTKKYKQSIEYSKKYFSLKDKINESWYKILYSSYVEIKDYNGAIKTMETMVKLFSKNESYWVQLASLYQEKDRLKDSLSTLELAYKNGILKNKNNILYFINISLQNGVYKKANLLLAKAVKDGLIEEDKKIFELLISTHINAKDNELAIKKITNSKFAKEDKYRLILANLYFNKQEYKKSISILDEIKAKHKSDISGEKDILKALCFYELNDKTTSIKILKQALNNPHHKKRAKSILKSLES
- a CDS encoding energy transducer TonB, which encodes MRILIAVAVSFIISVGMFILMQKMTSTQSEAIKKETKSVELNFLRDKKDTVVEKKQRVKPKEPVKKVEPKKLDMKTNLNQELNKNVKIKPLDISQNIDISSINSLTGAQINIGSNLLDANMLTALKRVNPRYPRRAKIKRQEGFVQLAFKIDSSGFVSEVQVVDSNPKGVFDEEASKAIKKWRFKPAKDDIPGSFKNATITFNFRLAK
- a CDS encoding MotA/TolQ/ExbB proton channel family protein, coding for MIDLYIDNFFNFFDKGGFVLYIVFAIALFLWALLIERYIYISFEYKKYAKALKQDLSKQQFNQKFKEEIKKYLIEDSNIRLKTGLSFIKTLIIVCPLVGLLGTVTGMIEVFDVMALNGTSNVKSMANGVSMATIPTMAGMVVALSGILFEKKLELSIKYHTDKLYLEISKVL
- a CDS encoding HD domain-containing phosphohydrolase, whose product is MINKKYNISLLYVEDDELTREGLSSILSYHIDELYFASNGEEGYELYKSKKPDLVLSDIKMPKLDGIAMSKKIKQFDPFARIILLTAFNESEYLLESIKLNIDAYITKPVNIEELFDNIQKIAEIVELKKEKNKINNLLDEYKKTVDLSSIVSKTNPKGIITFVNEQFENISGYKKEELLGKSHNIVRHEDTSSEVFKEMWHTIKIEKKPWYGKIKNKKKDGGSYYVKTVINPILDEDGNILEFIAVRSDITELEETKLKLEDAYKVTAEKYTHASSLSRIYEDAFDKSSIIIRVTSDMKIKYVNDMFCELTGYSKEELIGESYWTIKHPKTQKNLLEKAFISAREDGIWKGQLKGITKDKKDIHYISTIVSIKDINNNLIEYLGIRLDITKVIALHEELEETQREIIYTMGEIGETRSKETGFHVKRVAEYSKLLALKYGLSESEAETLRLASPMHDIGKVGIPDSILNKPGKLTIEEYDKMKEHTQIGYELLKNSTRDILKASAIVAYEHHEKWDGSGYPRGLSGENIHIFGRITAICDVFDALAHERPYKKAWELDRIIALFKEERAKHFDPTLIDLFLENLDEFLEIQNAYEGRF
- a CDS encoding ExbD/TolR family protein, which produces MRRFSQKNNKEETEINLTPMLDVVFIMLIFFIVTTSFVKEAGIEVNRPSAKTSQQKTEANILIAIKNNDEIWIDKRMVDIRAVRSNIERLKASNTESSVVVQSDKDARTGVLVKVMDQVRLAGITNISVSTLKN